Part of the Priestia megaterium genome, CAGGATTTGAGGTAATTGCAGTAACAAGAACTCAGTCTTTTAATGAAGAAATTCAAACCGAGCATTGTGACCTAACCAATAAAGAGGCTGTAAGAAGAATGATTAAAAAGATCAAACCTGAATTTCTTCTTCATTTAGCAGGACAAAACCAGGTAGGACAGTCATGGCTTGATCCTGTGATGTCATTGGAAGTAAATGCAGTGGCCACAGCCTATTTACTAGAAGCTCTTCGTCAAGAAAACCCGTCTTGTAAAATTGTTATTGTCGGTTCAGCTCTCCAGTTTGACCCAGCAAATATGTCTACTCTTACCCATCCCTATAGTTTAAGCAAGACACTTCAAGTTGTAATCGCACAATCATGGGCCATTTTATATAATATGCATATTGTCATCGCCAAACCCTCCAACTTAATAGGAACCGGATTTTCAAATGGGGTTTGTTCTATTTTCGCAAAAAAAATCGTCGATATGGAAGAAAATAAGTCAAAAAAGGTTCTTGAAGTGAATAACCTATATGCCCAGCGTGATTATATAGATATAAGAGATGCTTTAAGTGCTTATGAAATTCTTTTAGTAAAAGGAAAATCAGGAGAGATATATGATATTTCTTCAGGTAAAAGTCATTCTTTAGAAGAAGTTATTAACTGTTTTAAGTCTTTAACAGAAGCGAAATTTGAAACACTTTCACGAACTGACGAAAAAGAACAGAAGGTTGAAATTATTCCTTACAGACTTAAAGAATTAGGATGGAAGCCAAACATTCTATTGAAGTCTTCTTTACAGGATATCTTAACCTTTTATCGAAAAAATAATAGGTAGGGTGAAGAAATACGAACCTTGAAAATTACACTTTCTATTATTATATTATTCAAGGATGGGGATAAGTGCATGC contains:
- a CDS encoding NAD-dependent epimerase/dehydratase family protein — protein: MDANLMSSLPKLLITGASGFTGKHACHHFSKAGFEVIAVTRTQSFNEEIQTEHCDLTNKEAVRRMIKKIKPEFLLHLAGQNQVGQSWLDPVMSLEVNAVATAYLLEALRQENPSCKIVIVGSALQFDPANMSTLTHPYSLSKTLQVVIAQSWAILYNMHIVIAKPSNLIGTGFSNGVCSIFAKKIVDMEENKSKKVLEVNNLYAQRDYIDIRDALSAYEILLVKGKSGEIYDISSGKSHSLEEVINCFKSLTEAKFETLSRTDEKEQKVEIIPYRLKELGWKPNILLKSSLQDILTFYRKNNR